The nucleotide window TGGGGGGTTCCAGTTCACGACGACAGGTACGCAAAATGTGAATTAGTGTATCCCTTCATCTTTATTATTTATATTGTGCAAACTTACAATAAAATGAACAGTTCAGTATCTGTAATAATAACCATGAATTCCACAGGAGATTGTTCGAGCTACTTGTATTATCTGGTGCATTAGCAGAACTATCATGGCCTGAAATTCTCAAGAAGAGACAAATTTTCAGGTATTGGTTCTCTAACGTTACAAGTAAATAATGTAATTGTATGTATAGTTTGTTTCCTGATGTTTGTGCCATATATTCTAGAGAAATTTTCACGAACTTCGATCTGATTGCTGTTTCCAATATAAATGAAAAGAAGCTGGTAGCGCCAGGAAGCATTGCCAGGTCCCTTTTGTCAGAGCAAAAGCTGCGAGCAGTCCTCGAAAACGCTCGCCAGATAGTTAAGGTTCGGAATCGCTGCTGCATCACCATTAACTGATGCTAGCTGTGATCTATGTCTTTTGTCTGGGAACTTGTTTGTTACATGGCTTATTTATACTGATGCAAAATTTTTTCAAACAAAATGCCCATGCAGATTGCAGATGAATTTGGATCCTTCAGTCAATACTGCTGGGGTTTTCTGAACCACAAACCGATAGTAAGCAAAATCCGATATCCAAGGCAAGTCCCTGTCAAGAGCCCCAAGGCAGACATGATGAGCAAGGACATGGTGCGAAGGGGACTCCGAGGCGTGGGCCCAACAGTCATATATTCCTTCATGCAGGCAGCAGGGCTAACCAATGATCACCTGGTCAGTTGCTTCCGTTTCAAAGAATGCAAGCCGTCTCCAACCCTTGGCACGAGCGACGCCGACAGGGTGAAGACAGAGGCAGAACGAAAAACGGAGGAGCCGAGAACAAAAGCCCACGGGGAGGAGATGACCGTAAACTCGGACCCGTCGACGGCGATCGACACGCTCACCATTTCGTAGCGTTacgaggagcagcggcgttgtgAGCCGGCATTGTGGTTGTGTTACCTCTGTAGATTTTGTGCTAGGTTGCCCCTTGAAATGAGTCTAGGGATTGTGTATAGATCATTTGTGTCAGTAATGCGACTCGGTCTGTGAGTATATATTACTACCGGGGCGAAGGACCATTATCTTTTGTGATGATGCAGAAGTTGTGAAAACCTTCTCATGCTATGATGTGGGGGCTGCATTCTGCATCATTACCTGCATTCCCTGTGGCGCTTGCTTGAGGGCACATTGAAGCAAGCAGATGGATCGACCTGAAATTGCCTGTGAGGCCCAGTCACCTAACAGCAGAGGCAGTTATGCATATGCTGAACTGCAGGAAGGCTGCCTCCGTGTGAGGACAGCAACAACTATACTTGGTCGGTCTGTCTGGTTCATGCCAAGGACCTGTAAACTATTTTAAACATGAGAAAATACAGGATGCATCTTCACAGCAGAGTTGCAGCTGCAGGATGAATATGCAGCGGTATAACTTGATTATGTTATATCCAGTTGTATCTAACAAAAAACTCCTAGAATAGGATAAAAAGGGGATGAGAAATAATACTGGATACTCAAGCCGTGCATATGTAAGGCAACGCGTGGCATGGACCATCTCCACCAAACCAGGCATCTCATCATGATAAGAACATCAGACAAACGGAAATGCAGGTCTGTTTCGTCAGAAACAACCAGAAATCGGTTGAAAGCTTTGGCCCATCAGTGGACAGCCTCCAGCCCTTTCCAGGCCTGATTCGGCCTTATTTGCTAAAGTAACTACCCACATGAGCTCCGGTGTGGAGGTGTAAGAAACTGGTCTCTTGTTTCAAGTAGCTTCTAACTTTGCAACGTTTCTTTTCTTTGGTGGATGGTGCACAGTTTGTACCAATACTTTTGGGCTTGTCTGTCAATCTATTTAGCGGGTAATAACATTCTATCTAGGGTGGAGGATGGTGAAAGTTTGTACCAAAACTTTTGTCAGAAACGCGCCGCATACTTGTGGATTGCCCTTTTTTGGGCACATTTTTGTTGTGTACATGGAATTTAATAACTCACAATATAATTTGGCATGTCCGCCCGTTTAGAAGTTTTCAAACCATCGTATTCATTTAATATTCTACAAGCATGAACTTATCATTCTTGACATGCAATTGCTCGCTGCTAGCTACAACTActtaacaaaacccaacaaagTTTCACACTACAACTATGCAACATCAGAAGGATTTTAGCTACACACAGTTACAAGCACAAGCATCCACACTCCGACAGGCCTCCCTGCTCAGCGCATTTTTGACCGGTAGATGTGTTCTACTATGGCCTCCTTTCATTTTGTGGCCTTTGGTCGTGGGCTACCCGACGATTGTTAGCTCTCAAGCCAACTGATATCTCTGTTATCTTTCTTTGCCACTTCTAGCAGCCCTATTGCTGAAAATTAACCTGCTTTGGGATTACACACAAGAAATTAACTTAAATTTTACAACTACAAGTTATTACAAGATCTAATGAATAACTTATTTATTCTAATTGCAAACTATGACATGGGTCAAAGTAACTATAAAGTAACTCCAAGGCATGGTTTCAAACAGCTCATATCCACTTCTAACTCTCAAGGCTGTGGTTTCCTAGCAATTCATGTTTCCCACCTAAAACAAAAGATCAAGAAATTGGGGAGCTTTGGTTCTTATATTCTGGTTTCCtcccatctctcaaatttgaatTGATATTTTTCTCAAGGAAACCTTTGTACAACTACAGTTGAACATTCCATATACTCCATGGACTTAACTGCTGGGCATGCAGAGAGTTATCCTACATATCTTATATAGAACTTACAAGAGCTTTAAACCACAACAAAAGTGCCCTTCCATTTGTTCTGGACCATCACATTTTTCCAGCCGGTACCTTGTATCATACATTATTCATTTTACATAATTTCAATTGTTCAGACCAATGCGGTGATGTAGATGAGATCAACTATTTTGTTCTCTCATGCATTGTGCATATTCAAGGCATGTTTATAAGGTGTCTTTTCTCTCGGGTTGGACCTGAACTGGATAAACATCTGCGACAAAGTTAGGATGGCTATTTTCTCATAGCTGGTCATGCTCTATGCACCTCAAATTTCTAT belongs to Triticum urartu cultivar G1812 chromosome 7, Tu2.1, whole genome shotgun sequence and includes:
- the LOC125524367 gene encoding uncharacterized protein LOC125524367 — translated: MASMAGAPRVRSLNIAAPEADARPVLVPAGNKAPAAARKPSPKPLRKATAATPEKPPAAAAAKGGEEQGAKKEEAAATAGGATKGGSPPLPSPRRTPLRKPHDAPAVVLDASCSSEASVDSLRGRASGGRTERSWSQPAAPKRGKAACKAVEKHADVALVTREAVQGKRRCAWVTPTTDPHYVTFHDEEWGVPVHDDRRLFELLVLSGALAELSWPEILKKRQIFREIFTNFDLIAVSNINEKKLVAPGSIARSLLSEQKLRAVLENARQIVKIADEFGSFSQYCWGFLNHKPIVSKIRYPRQVPVKSPKADMMSKDMVRRGLRGVGPTVIYSFMQAAGLTNDHLVSCFRFKECKPSPTLGTSDADRVKTEAERKTEEPRTKAHGEEMTVNSDPSTAIDTLTIS